In one window of Oryzias melastigma strain HK-1 linkage group LG5, ASM292280v2, whole genome shotgun sequence DNA:
- the slc6a14 gene encoding sodium- and chloride-dependent neutral and basic amino acid transporter B(0+) gives MIGYAVGLGNIWRFPYLAYKNGGGAFLIPYFTMLVVAGIPLFFLESAFGQFCSQGPINAWKAVPILQGVGIAAVMVTLVVSIYYNVIIAYSLYYMFASMQSPLPWSDCFSWADSSCSNMSAVFCNESSVLAANLTQGNNTCASSNMSVSVQSPSEQYWDRVALQRSSGLDETGPVVWHLALCLLLSSLFVAAALIRGIKSSGKVVYFTATFPYVVILILLIRGVTLEGARDGIEFYIGSKSNLAKLTEAEVWKDAATQTFYSLSIGWGGLVTLSSYNNFHNNMFKDTFAVTLTNAGTSVLAGFAIFSILGHMAHVYNIPVDKVVKEGFGLAFIAYPDALSKLPISPLWSVLFFVMLLTVGLDSQFAGIEVLTTCLVDAFPKYFKSKRGIVTVATCSILYLLGLPCVTRAGIYWVTLIDQFAATWVMMLLVVLEIIGIVFIYGGNRFIKDIEMMLGKKSFAFWLWWRACWFFISPCIILVILGWSIATFSPPTYGKVQYPGWGLALGWSLVAFVLIWIPVVALYNLRKARGSPWERFKSLCSPSEEWHPYLDIHRGERYSEERCYNRKDHKNHHEVDVSVISSSWL, from the exons ATGATCGGCTATGCTGTTGGTTTGGGAAACATTTGGAGGTTTCCATATTTGGCCTACAAGAATGGAGGGG GCGCCTTTCTCATCCCCTACTTCACAATGCTGGTGGTGGCTGGAATCCCTCTGTTCTTCCTGGAAAGTGCTTTCGGGCAGTTCTGCAGCCAGGGACCAATCAACGCATGGAAAGCAGTGCCAATCCTGCAGG GAGTCGGAATTGCAGCAGTCATGGTGACTCTTGTAGTGTCTATTTACTACAATGTCATCATCGCCTACAGCCTGTACTACATGTTTGCCTCCATGCAGTCTCCTCTGCCGTGGTCCGACTGCTTCAGCTGGGcagacagcagctgcagcaacaTGAGTGCAG tgtttTGCAATGAAAGCAGTGTTTTGGCGGCCAACTTAACTCAAGGAAACAACACGTGTGCTTCATCCAACATGTCAGTGTCTGTGCAGAGTCCGAGTGAGCAATACTGGGA TCGCGTGGCTCTGCAGCGGTCCAGCGGTCTGGATGAAACAGGACCTGTAGTTTGGCACTTGGCTCTCTGCCTGCTGCTGAGCTCGCTGTTTGTCGCAGCAGCACTCATCAGGGGCATCAAGTCATCGGGGAAG GTTGTGTATTTCACAGCAACATTTCCATATGTGGTGATTTTGATCCTGCTGATCAGAGGTGTGACGCTAGAGGGCGCCAGGGATGGGATCGAGTTCTACATTGGCTCCAAGTCCAACCTGGCAAAGCTGACTGAAGCAGAG GTGTGGAAAGACGCTGCGACTCAGACCTTCTATTCTCTTTCTATTGGCTGGGGCGGACTCGTGACTCTCTCTTCTTACAACAACTTTCACAACAACATGTTCAAAGACACGTTTGCTGTCACTCTGACTAATGCTG gtACCAGCGTTCTGGCCGGCTTTGCTATATTTTCAATACTGGGACACATGGCTCACGTCTACAACATACCTGTTGATAAAGTCGTGAAAGAAG GATTCGGCTTGGCCTTCATTGCCTATCCAGATGCTCTTTCTAAGCTTCCCATTTCTCCACTGTGGTCCGTTCTGTTCTTCGTCATGCTTCTGACTGTTGGTCTGGACAGTCAGTTTGCAGGAATAG AGGTCCTAACCACCTGCCTGGTTGATGCTTTTCCAAAATACTTCAAATCCAAACGGGGCATAGTGACAGTAGCTACTTGTTCCATACTATACCTGCTGGGCCTGCCATGTGTCACTAGG GCAGGAATATACTGGGTGACCCTGATTGACCAGTTTGCTGCCACCTGGGTGATGATGCTTTTGGTCGTTTTGGAGATAATTGGCATCGTCTTCATATACG GAGGAAACCGTTTCATCAAAGACATCGAGATGATGCTCGGTAAAAAGTCGTTTGCTTTCTGGCTGTGGTGGAGAGCGTGCTGGTTCTTCATCAGCCCTTGTATCATATTG GTGATCCTGGGATGGTCAATTGCCACATTTTCTCCTCCTACCTATGGAAAGGTGCAGTACCCGGGCTGGGGGCTGGCTCTGGGCTGGTCTTTGGTTGCTTTCGTGCTCATCTGGATCCCTGTTGTGGCCCTTTATAATCTGCGTAAGGCCAGAGGAAGCCCCTGGGAG cGATTCAAGTCACTGTGCTCTCCATCTGAGGAGTGGCATCCCTACCTGGACATCCATCGCGGAGAGCGCTACTCAGAAGAGCGCTGTTACAACAGAAAGGACCATAAAAACCATCATGAGGTTGACGTCAGTGTGATCTCCAGCTCATGGCTGTGA